From a region of the Spelaeicoccus albus genome:
- a CDS encoding carboxymuconolactone decarboxylase family protein, with the protein MSDNLYPKATAEMSARRKELAPKTHDAFTEFSKQVFADGALDEKTKQLIAVAVAHVTQCPYCIDGHTKLASRKGATDNEVMEAIWVAAEMRAGGAYAHAALALGALGHESSNHSH; encoded by the coding sequence TCTGTATCCCAAAGCCACCGCCGAGATGTCCGCTCGCCGCAAGGAATTGGCGCCGAAGACGCACGACGCATTCACCGAATTCAGCAAGCAGGTCTTTGCCGACGGCGCACTTGACGAAAAGACCAAACAGCTCATCGCCGTTGCGGTTGCGCATGTGACCCAGTGCCCGTATTGCATTGACGGGCACACCAAGTTGGCCTCGCGCAAGGGCGCTACCGACAACGAAGTGATGGAGGCCATCTGGGTCGCCGCCGAAATGCGAGCCGGCGGAGCCTACGCCCACGCAGCGCTGGCGCTGGGCGCGCTCGGCCATGAGAGCAGCAACCACTCGCACTGA
- a CDS encoding DedA family protein gives MNELVAAAASSIWLYPLITVLCLIDGVFPPVPSEILVVAAASLAATVGHPNLPVVMICAAVGAAAGDLAAYAIGRFSGLQRLRRWSKIEALLDRTADGLEHRTVSALLTARFIPVGRIVANFGAGALGLTLRRFVPIVAFSAACWAVYTTVIGISVGPWLSDKPLLGIAVAVGLALVVGAVIDKLTRYLGNRRRRAVSLR, from the coding sequence TGTGTCTGATCGACGGCGTCTTCCCACCGGTACCCAGTGAGATCCTCGTTGTCGCGGCCGCGTCATTGGCGGCGACGGTCGGCCACCCGAACCTCCCCGTCGTGATGATCTGCGCGGCGGTCGGTGCGGCTGCCGGCGATCTGGCCGCCTATGCGATCGGCCGATTCAGCGGGCTGCAGCGACTTCGACGCTGGTCGAAGATCGAGGCGCTGCTGGACCGGACCGCCGACGGTCTCGAACACCGCACCGTATCGGCCCTGCTCACGGCGCGGTTCATCCCGGTCGGGCGTATCGTGGCGAACTTCGGGGCCGGCGCGCTCGGGCTGACGCTGCGCCGATTCGTGCCGATCGTCGCCTTTTCGGCGGCGTGCTGGGCCGTGTACACGACAGTCATCGGAATTTCCGTCGGCCCGTGGCTTTCGGACAAACCACTTCTCGGCATAGCCGTTGCCGTCGGGCTCGCGCTCGTGGTCGGTGCCGTCATCGATAAACTCACCCGATATCTCGGCAATCGCCGTCGACGAGCGGTGTCCCTGCGGTAG